One stretch of Verrucomicrobiia bacterium DNA includes these proteins:
- a CDS encoding type II secretion system protein, producing the protein MNADPLRTSRRGPRLHRTAFTLIELLVVIAIIAILAGMLLPALAKAKLKATLAACLNNQKQLILGTLMYAQDNNDGLLPPTWRLTNNQVVNLVAGGYWPAPNPDPATGIPVARAMQGVQAGLAQGPLYKYVSAFASYHCPGDTRVRLRPGRGWAYDSYSKADGMGTGGWGGIRPFIKVDAAPNPAQSMVFIEESDPRGFNAGTWVLDVQPPGWVDPFAVFHGMVSDFSFLDGHAEARKWVDRATIKAAQDSARGISSFYWQGGNGRNPDFRWVWDRFQHAAWRPLP; encoded by the coding sequence ATGAACGCCGATCCCCTCCGCACGTCACGACGAGGCCCCCGACTCCACCGGACCGCCTTCACGTTGATTGAACTCCTCGTGGTGATTGCGATCATCGCGATCCTCGCCGGCATGCTCCTGCCGGCGCTGGCCAAGGCGAAACTCAAGGCAACTCTTGCGGCGTGTTTGAACAACCAGAAGCAGCTCATTCTGGGCACCCTGATGTATGCGCAGGACAACAATGACGGGCTCCTCCCGCCCACGTGGCGGTTGACCAACAACCAGGTGGTCAACCTGGTGGCCGGCGGGTACTGGCCGGCACCCAACCCGGACCCGGCCACGGGCATTCCTGTCGCCCGGGCCATGCAGGGCGTCCAGGCAGGCCTGGCACAGGGGCCGCTTTACAAGTACGTCTCCGCCTTCGCCTCTTATCATTGCCCCGGCGACACCAGGGTTCGGCTGCGGCCGGGACGTGGATGGGCCTACGACAGCTACTCCAAGGCGGATGGAATGGGCACCGGCGGGTGGGGAGGAATCAGGCCCTTCATCAAGGTGGATGCGGCACCGAACCCGGCCCAAAGCATGGTGTTCATCGAGGAGTCGGACCCCCGGGGATTCAATGCGGGCACCTGGGTGCTCGACGTGCAACCCCCGGGATGGGTGGACCCGTTTGCCGTTTTTCACGGCATGGTCAGCGATTTTTCCTTCCTCGACGGGCATGCCGAGGCCCGCAAGTGGGTGGACCGTGCCACCATCAAGGCCGCCCAGGACTCGGCCCGGGGCATCAGCAGCTTCTATTGGCAGGGCGGCAACGGACGCAATCCCGACTTTCGATGGGTCTGGGACCGGTTTCAGCATGCCGCCTGGCGCCCGCTGCCTTGA
- a CDS encoding sigma-70 family RNA polymerase sigma factor, with the protein MSDPAQFEAFVVAYQDMVFSTASRLLGNDADAQDAAQEAFLRAWNHFPELAGSPTAGGWLKTVTRNLCLNHLQRYRARWKLFTDLAREDDEGAERMPEAIAPDTLEDTLLTADQRELIERVLARLPADQRVALVLYHFEDLDYAEIASQLGVSLGKVKTDIFRARETLRKRLQPARESVGV; encoded by the coding sequence ATGAGTGACCCGGCCCAGTTCGAGGCGTTCGTCGTCGCGTATCAAGACATGGTGTTCAGCACGGCATCACGCCTCCTGGGCAACGATGCCGACGCGCAGGACGCCGCCCAGGAGGCCTTTCTCCGCGCCTGGAACCATTTCCCGGAGCTCGCCGGAAGCCCCACGGCCGGCGGCTGGCTCAAGACGGTCACGCGCAACCTGTGTCTGAACCATCTCCAGCGGTATCGCGCCCGATGGAAGCTCTTCACCGACCTGGCCCGCGAGGATGACGAAGGGGCGGAGCGGATGCCCGAGGCGATTGCACCCGACACGCTCGAAGACACCCTGCTCACGGCCGACCAACGCGAACTCATCGAACGGGTGCTCGCACGGCTGCCGGCCGATCAGCGCGTCGCGCTCGTACTTTACCATTTTGAGGACCTGGACTATGCGGAGATTGCATCGCAACTCGGTGTTTCGCTCGGCAAGGTCAAGACGGACATCTTCCGCGCCCGCGAGACGCTGCGAAAAAGGCTGCAACCGGCCCGCGAATCCGTGGGTGTTTAG
- a CDS encoding RDD family protein, translating into MHLPPIPRRQSLRARLAVRLPGWLAATAVAWALVLGGPGAAGETAPPPPSPAERPLAPEDLVPPLPPIPDPPAPPLPDVVKGLVEKGFKPGGSRSEIVRIGEPVVVAAGESVRSVVVLQNSATIEGRVENDLVLIGGSAVINGSVGGDVVAVGGRIDLGPESRVSGDATGIGGGVRMGTNAFVGGDVVGIGGVWRAPGARAGGTIQDIPLPFSVGSWWLHPETRLPRTAQATVQELVLKLRPLAIGVPWVWWVAGAFVGMYLLLALAAPGMVRGISAVVADRGATAFLMGFLALPLGALLTLMLLISGIGIVVIPFVGAAYLLAAIAGKAGLLHAFGASILRRSRPEVPVVGAVLLGSGLVMVLYLVPYVGMVSWAVLSMWALGAAWLALLDRLRRESPSPAPAALQAPAPVAPPNPSAQSLKAVVPWTSPSGPSAAPVPPSSEMPPAASPPPDSPSPEPPDSRGNAAASATRAEVSGPPAVEGVPAGAGAPPPPPPLEGSAFASPESSGPSVPEALSLPRVGLKERLIASAIDWVILIPALAWMDFDSLRWKLLAAVAYFAGLWAWRATTIGGIVLQLRVARLDGRPVDGATAIVRALGALFATLALGIGYFWSAWDSERQGWHDKIAGTVVLKVPRAQPLV; encoded by the coding sequence ATGCATCTCCCCCCAATTCCCCGCCGGCAATCCCTGCGCGCCCGCCTGGCAGTCCGCCTGCCCGGGTGGCTCGCGGCGACGGCGGTTGCCTGGGCCTTGGTCCTTGGCGGCCCCGGGGCCGCCGGGGAAACCGCGCCACCGCCCCCTTCCCCGGCCGAACGCCCGCTGGCCCCGGAAGATCTGGTGCCGCCCTTGCCCCCCATTCCAGATCCGCCGGCTCCACCGTTGCCCGATGTCGTGAAGGGGCTGGTTGAAAAGGGCTTCAAACCAGGCGGATCCCGCTCGGAGATTGTGCGCATTGGGGAACCGGTCGTCGTGGCCGCCGGGGAAAGCGTCCGATCCGTCGTCGTGCTCCAAAACTCGGCGACCATTGAAGGCCGGGTCGAGAACGACCTCGTGTTGATCGGGGGCTCCGCCGTGATCAACGGATCGGTGGGCGGAGATGTGGTGGCCGTTGGGGGCCGCATTGATCTGGGACCGGAATCCCGTGTGAGCGGGGACGCCACCGGAATTGGAGGCGGGGTTCGGATGGGGACCAATGCGTTCGTTGGGGGGGATGTGGTCGGGATCGGCGGGGTCTGGAGGGCACCGGGTGCCCGCGCCGGTGGCACCATTCAGGACATTCCGCTGCCGTTCTCCGTCGGATCGTGGTGGCTCCATCCCGAAACCCGCTTGCCACGGACCGCCCAGGCCACGGTCCAAGAACTCGTGCTGAAGCTCCGACCGCTCGCGATTGGCGTGCCGTGGGTCTGGTGGGTCGCCGGAGCCTTCGTGGGAATGTACCTGCTGCTCGCACTGGCGGCGCCCGGAATGGTTCGAGGGATCTCCGCAGTGGTCGCGGATCGTGGGGCCACGGCATTCTTGATGGGATTTCTTGCGCTGCCGCTCGGGGCGCTGCTGACCCTGATGCTGCTGATTTCCGGCATCGGCATCGTGGTGATTCCCTTCGTCGGCGCCGCGTATCTTCTGGCCGCCATCGCCGGCAAGGCCGGACTGCTCCACGCGTTTGGCGCCTCCATCCTCCGACGCAGTCGTCCCGAAGTCCCGGTCGTCGGTGCCGTGCTGCTGGGGTCGGGCCTTGTGATGGTGCTCTATCTGGTACCGTACGTCGGCATGGTCTCGTGGGCCGTGCTCTCCATGTGGGCGCTGGGCGCAGCATGGCTGGCGCTGCTGGACCGGCTCCGTCGCGAGTCCCCTTCGCCCGCACCCGCCGCCCTCCAGGCCCCGGCGCCTGTCGCGCCGCCAAACCCCTCCGCACAGAGCCTGAAGGCCGTGGTTCCCTGGACCTCACCGTCCGGCCCATCCGCGGCCCCGGTTCCTCCGTCCTCGGAAATGCCGCCTGCCGCCAGCCCTCCTCCGGATTCCCCAAGCCCGGAGCCCCCGGATTCCCGTGGAAACGCCGCCGCGTCAGCGACCCGTGCCGAAGTCTCCGGCCCGCCCGCAGTCGAGGGTGTCCCCGCCGGTGCAGGCGCCCCCCCACCGCCACCGCCCCTGGAAGGTTCCGCGTTCGCCTCGCCGGAATCGTCGGGGCCATCGGTGCCCGAGGCGCTCAGCCTGCCAAGGGTCGGACTCAAGGAACGCCTGATCGCCTCGGCAATTGATTGGGTCATCCTGATCCCGGCACTGGCCTGGATGGATTTCGATTCATTGCGCTGGAAGTTGCTGGCCGCCGTGGCGTATTTCGCCGGGTTGTGGGCGTGGCGCGCGACAACCATTGGCGGCATCGTGCTTCAGTTGCGGGTCGCCCGGCTCGACGGCCGCCCCGTGGACGGGGCGACCGCCATCGTCAGAGCTCTGGGCGCGCTGTTTGCCACGCTGGCCCTGGGCATCGGATACTTCTGGTCAGCATGGGATTCCGAACGACAGGGATGGCACGACAAGATCGCCGGCACGGTCGTGCTCAAGGTGCCCCGAGCCCAGCCCTTGGTGTGA
- a CDS encoding alpha/beta hydrolase: MKPLIPDEIRNRHGERLEFVHHPGPAEGTSLVVLGHGVTGNMDRPLLVELAAALAQAGHHALRFSFSGNGGSEGRFEASTISKEVEDLGAVLDALPGWQLGYAGHSMGAAVGTWRASQDPRLRFLISLAGMAHTAAFALREFGNAVPGRDGMWDKPECPLSQAYLDDMARIGNVLDAARQVPVPWLLVHGRADDVVPFQDSEDILAVAGGRKRLMEIPDADHVFSGHHARAMAGLVVEWLRELNP, encoded by the coding sequence ATGAAGCCGTTGATTCCCGACGAGATCCGCAACCGCCACGGTGAACGCCTTGAGTTCGTCCATCACCCTGGACCTGCCGAGGGGACTTCGCTGGTGGTGTTGGGGCACGGCGTCACGGGCAACATGGATCGCCCGCTCCTGGTGGAACTGGCAGCCGCGCTCGCTCAGGCGGGCCATCATGCGCTGCGGTTTTCCTTTTCGGGGAACGGCGGTTCGGAAGGCCGCTTCGAGGCGTCCACGATTTCGAAGGAGGTTGAGGATCTCGGTGCGGTGCTGGATGCCTTGCCCGGGTGGCAGTTGGGCTACGCCGGTCACAGCATGGGCGCGGCGGTGGGCACCTGGCGGGCCAGCCAGGATCCGCGGCTGCGCTTCCTGATTTCCCTGGCGGGCATGGCACACACCGCCGCGTTTGCCCTGCGCGAATTTGGCAATGCGGTTCCGGGACGCGACGGCATGTGGGACAAACCGGAATGCCCGTTGTCCCAGGCCTATTTGGATGACATGGCACGAATCGGGAACGTGCTCGATGCCGCCCGTCAGGTGCCGGTGCCCTGGCTTCTGGTTCACGGCCGCGCCGACGACGTGGTCCCCTTCCAGGACTCCGAGGATATTCTGGCCGTCGCTGGCGGACGGAAGCGCCTGATGGAGATCCCGGATGCCGATCATGTTTTCTCCGGTCACCATGCCCGGGCGATGGCCGGCCTGGTGGTGGAGTGGCTCCGGGAACTCAACCCCTGA
- a CDS encoding ABC transporter ATP-binding protein, translated as MLWPQRGRLVLGIGCGVAYAISNSLLAAVVKLTCDLLFPAPGKAVVELPSVVIRHAPELAAWLQRTLESSGAGYSWTWVAAIPVVMALRASSTYGNFYFLARAGHQAIHELRVELFRHLMRLPVGYFSGSRTGELMARLLNDTGSLRSVVESSLAVIVKEPLSIVFLGAFLVAAQPRLTLISMMVFPLCVLPIVYFGRRVRRASRASLAGHAELSDTMQEAFTGQRVVKAYNLEPEFQRRFTGQSAGIVSQTMRTVRGHEMPSLLIEVSASIGVALVFLVVLRQRETGQAAMSAGDLLSFLTAIFLLYQPVKNLSRFYGQLQQARAAGERVQELQRAPVDVADPPHPVPLRAAGAAVCFDGVRFAYGERTALHDIHLTVAPGQLVALVGASGSGKTTLTSLLLRFYDPAAGSVRIGDTDLRSVAARDLREQIAVVTQETVLFNDTIRANILLGRPGATDAAVEQAARAAQAHEFILAKPGGYDFVIGERGGNLSGGQRQRLAIARAVLRDAPILVLDEATSALDTESERAVQTALDALMRGRTTLCIAHRLSTIQHADLIVVLDGGRIVERGRHEELLARDGWYARLFAMQFGPRANPQAAAC; from the coding sequence ATGCTGTGGCCTCAACGAGGCCGCCTGGTGTTGGGCATCGGATGTGGCGTGGCCTATGCAATCAGCAACAGCCTGCTGGCCGCCGTGGTCAAGCTCACCTGCGACCTGCTGTTCCCGGCTCCCGGCAAGGCGGTGGTGGAGCTGCCGTCGGTGGTGATCCGTCACGCCCCCGAACTGGCCGCGTGGCTGCAGCGGACGCTCGAGTCTTCGGGAGCCGGCTACTCCTGGACCTGGGTGGCGGCCATCCCGGTGGTGATGGCACTCCGGGCCTCGTCCACCTACGGCAACTTCTATTTCCTGGCCCGCGCCGGCCATCAGGCCATTCACGAGCTGCGGGTGGAGCTGTTCCGCCACCTCATGCGGCTTCCGGTCGGGTATTTCAGCGGGTCGCGCACCGGCGAGCTGATGGCCCGGCTGCTGAATGACACCGGTTCCCTGCGTTCCGTGGTGGAGTCCTCGCTTGCGGTGATCGTCAAGGAACCGTTGTCCATCGTGTTCCTTGGCGCCTTTCTTGTGGCGGCACAGCCGCGGCTGACCCTGATCTCCATGATGGTGTTTCCGCTCTGCGTGCTGCCCATCGTGTACTTTGGTCGGAGGGTCCGGCGGGCGTCCCGTGCCAGCCTGGCGGGGCACGCGGAGCTGTCGGATACCATGCAGGAGGCATTCACCGGCCAGCGGGTGGTCAAGGCCTACAACCTCGAACCGGAATTCCAGCGCCGCTTCACAGGGCAGTCCGCCGGGATTGTGAGCCAGACCATGCGGACGGTGCGGGGCCACGAGATGCCTTCGTTGCTCATCGAGGTATCGGCCTCCATCGGGGTCGCCCTGGTGTTTCTGGTCGTGCTGCGGCAACGCGAGACCGGGCAGGCGGCCATGAGCGCCGGGGATCTGCTTTCGTTTCTTACGGCCATCTTCCTCCTGTATCAGCCGGTGAAGAATCTCAGCCGGTTCTACGGCCAGTTGCAGCAGGCCCGCGCCGCCGGGGAACGGGTGCAGGAACTCCAACGGGCCCCGGTGGACGTCGCCGACCCGCCGCATCCGGTACCACTGCGGGCGGCCGGGGCGGCGGTATGCTTCGACGGCGTCCGCTTCGCGTACGGGGAGCGCACTGCCCTGCACGACATTCATCTCACCGTGGCTCCCGGACAGCTGGTCGCCCTGGTCGGGGCCAGCGGTTCGGGCAAGACGACCCTGACCAGCCTGCTGCTCCGGTTCTACGACCCGGCGGCAGGCTCGGTGCGCATCGGAGATACGGACTTGCGGTCGGTGGCGGCACGGGACCTTCGGGAGCAGATCGCCGTCGTCACCCAGGAGACCGTCCTGTTCAATGACACCATCCGCGCCAACATCCTCCTGGGGCGTCCGGGAGCTACCGACGCCGCAGTGGAGCAGGCCGCGCGGGCGGCCCAGGCGCACGAGTTCATCCTGGCCAAGCCGGGGGGGTACGATTTCGTCATTGGCGAACGCGGGGGCAACCTCAGCGGCGGCCAGCGTCAGCGCCTGGCGATCGCGCGTGCCGTGCTGCGGGATGCCCCGATCCTGGTGCTTGACGAGGCGACCAGCGCGCTGGACACCGAGAGCGAACGGGCGGTGCAGACGGCGCTGGACGCGCTGATGCGGGGGCGCACCACCCTGTGCATTGCGCATCGCCTCTCCACGATCCAGCACGCGGACCTGATCGTGGTCCTCGACGGGGGGCGCATCGTCGAGCGGGGACGCCATGAGGAACTGCTGGCGCGCGACGGTTGGTATGCGCGGCTGTTTGCGATGCAGTTTGGACCACGGGCAAATCCCCAGGCCGCGGCCTGCTGA
- a CDS encoding glycosyltransferase family 9 protein — MPFMTGAPRNIILLKGHSAGVGDLLRSSAAWRALKDRYPDTRLHLVFLTQDPGAASEELIARHHLLASFHVRPKWPTSWSAWRDARRWFLQRVRDCNADLIIDFESAGVRTAMLAWLARQALGVGTLGIADVPGRGWFYQKSVPSRRRVQAAGMAGAVDYSDLDFVVLTGLGIRRNGRPIELEEAPEAVRFRKALRSRHGIPPELPLVGLNVGCGTPGALDRRPDLPLLRLWLERLQRGHRCAVVLSGAPYERTVNADLIAGYRPRAELPVVNLAGETRLIELPGLIRSCCLFVSGDSGPYHVAVALRVPTVAIFNRSFPAAEHHHPWVRSVIAPGPEQIAALEAAVSGLREAFPWSREGAAG; from the coding sequence ATGCCGTTCATGACGGGAGCGCCGCGCAACATCATTCTCCTCAAGGGCCACAGCGCCGGGGTGGGAGACCTGCTGCGCAGCTCGGCCGCATGGCGTGCGCTGAAGGACCGGTATCCAGACACCAGGCTGCACCTGGTATTTCTGACACAGGATCCCGGCGCGGCGTCCGAGGAACTCATCGCCCGCCATCACCTCTTGGCCTCGTTTCATGTGCGTCCGAAATGGCCCACATCCTGGTCTGCCTGGAGGGACGCGCGGCGGTGGTTCCTCCAGCGGGTCCGGGATTGCAACGCCGACCTGATCATTGACTTCGAGTCCGCCGGGGTCCGCACCGCGATGCTGGCCTGGCTGGCCCGCCAAGCGCTCGGAGTCGGGACCCTTGGCATTGCGGACGTCCCGGGTCGGGGGTGGTTCTACCAGAAGTCGGTCCCGTCCCGACGTCGTGTCCAGGCTGCCGGGATGGCCGGGGCGGTGGACTACTCGGATCTGGACTTCGTGGTGCTGACGGGTCTGGGGATCCGCCGGAACGGGCGACCGATCGAACTGGAGGAGGCGCCTGAGGCGGTCCGCTTCCGGAAAGCGCTGCGATCGCGGCATGGCATTCCTCCGGAGTTGCCGTTGGTGGGACTCAACGTGGGCTGCGGAACCCCTGGAGCGCTTGACCGGCGTCCGGATCTGCCGCTCCTGCGCCTCTGGCTGGAGCGCCTGCAGCGTGGCCACCGGTGTGCCGTGGTGCTGAGTGGCGCGCCCTATGAACGGACGGTGAATGCGGATCTCATTGCGGGATACCGTCCCCGGGCCGAACTGCCCGTGGTCAATCTTGCGGGGGAAACCCGCCTGATCGAACTGCCGGGCTTGATCCGGTCCTGCTGCCTGTTTGTGTCCGGGGACTCGGGTCCGTATCATGTCGCAGTGGCTCTGAGGGTTCCCACCGTGGCAATTTTCAACCGGTCGTTCCCCGCGGCGGAACACCATCATCCCTGGGTCCGTTCGGTGATTGCGCCGGGACCGGAACAGATCGCCGCGCTGGAGGCTGCGGTTTCCGGACTGCGCGAGGCCTTTCCGTGGTCCCGGGAGGGGGCAGCCGGATGA
- a CDS encoding sodium ion-translocating decarboxylase subunit beta: MTRRRRLSLRWSWILVGCVCLPGALHAEVEDFSVRLARLWEGTGVHGFAHGGLGNLVMIGVCLGLIYLGIARRFEPLLLVPIGFGGLLANIPYAGIADLEQGGFLALVFDFGIRTGMFPLLIFLGVGAMTDFGPLIANPKSALLGAAAQLGIFSTVLGAVALSEWVPGVRFSLKEACAIGIIGGADGPTAIFVAGRLAPDLLGAIAVAAYSYMAMVPIIQPPIMRLLTSESDRRIVMRQLRPVRRIEKIVFPLFVLGLCVLLLPSATPLVGMLMLGNLFRECGVVERLSRTAANELINIVTILLGLAVGSKLAAGIFLRAETLGILALGLVAFCIGTASGVLLARLMNLFLREKLNPLIGSAGVSAVPMAARVSNRVGLEADPGNYLLMHAMGPNVAGVIGSAIAAGVMMAVVGG, from the coding sequence ATGACCCGCCGCCGCCGCTTGTCACTCCGGTGGTCATGGATCCTTGTGGGCTGTGTGTGTCTCCCCGGGGCTCTTCATGCCGAGGTCGAGGACTTTTCCGTGCGCCTGGCACGGCTTTGGGAGGGAACCGGGGTCCATGGATTTGCCCACGGAGGTCTGGGCAATCTGGTGATGATCGGAGTTTGTCTTGGGCTCATCTACCTCGGAATCGCGCGCCGTTTCGAGCCCCTGCTGCTGGTCCCGATCGGGTTCGGGGGGCTTTTGGCCAACATTCCCTATGCGGGCATAGCCGACCTCGAACAGGGCGGCTTTCTGGCGCTGGTCTTTGATTTCGGAATCCGCACCGGGATGTTTCCGTTGCTGATTTTCCTGGGCGTGGGGGCCATGACCGATTTCGGTCCGCTGATTGCGAATCCCAAGTCCGCCCTGCTCGGGGCCGCGGCCCAGTTGGGCATCTTTTCGACCGTCCTCGGCGCGGTGGCGTTGTCCGAATGGGTGCCGGGAGTCCGGTTCTCCCTGAAGGAGGCCTGCGCCATCGGGATCATCGGAGGCGCCGATGGGCCGACGGCCATTTTTGTCGCGGGACGACTGGCCCCGGACCTGCTCGGGGCGATCGCGGTGGCGGCCTATTCCTACATGGCCATGGTGCCCATCATCCAGCCACCGATCATGCGGCTGCTCACCTCCGAGTCGGACCGGCGCATCGTGATGCGCCAGCTCCGTCCGGTACGGCGCATCGAGAAGATCGTGTTCCCGCTGTTCGTTCTCGGGTTGTGCGTCCTGCTCCTGCCCTCAGCGACACCCCTGGTGGGCATGCTCATGCTGGGCAATTTGTTTCGCGAGTGCGGTGTCGTCGAGCGGCTCTCCCGGACGGCCGCCAACGAATTGATCAACATCGTGACCATCCTGCTCGGCCTGGCCGTTGGTTCGAAACTGGCGGCCGGCATCTTCCTTCGCGCGGAGACGCTGGGCATCCTGGCTCTGGGGCTCGTGGCCTTCTGCATCGGGACGGCTTCCGGCGTGCTCCTGGCCCGGTTGATGAACCTCTTCCTGCGGGAAAAGCTGAACCCCCTGATCGGCTCCGCGGGCGTGTCCGCGGTGCCCATGGCGGCCCGGGTTTCCAACCGCGTTGGTTTGGAGGCCGACCCCGGAAACTACCTGCTCATGCACGCCATGGGGCCGAATGTCGCCGGGGTGATCGGGTCGGCGATCGCCGCCGGGGTGATGATGGCGGTGGTGGGTGGGTGA
- a CDS encoding biotin attachment protein, protein MSRKRVDVMITAFRDGFQSVYGARVIPADYLPAVEAAREAGLTHFEAGGGAMFQSLYFYCNENAFRMMDQFREKAGPEANLQTLARGINVVALDSQPADIITLHARLFRRHGISTIRNFDALNDVRNLAVSGRLIREQGLRHEVCITLMALPPGCSGAHDPAFYARVLDEILESDVPFDSLCFKDASGSAVPATVHETVRHARQRLPGGTRIVFHTHDTVGTGVTCYRAAIEAGVDQVDLSLAPCSGGTSQPDVASLWHALRDSPWDLNLDIAKVMRVEAVLKACMQDYFLPPEALAVEPLIPWSPMPGGALTANTQMMRDQGILNRYPEVIGAMGEVVRRGGFGTSVTPVSQFYFQQAFNNVMLGPWAKVAEGYGRMVLGYFGRTPVPPDPDIIRLASEQLGLPPATRSPLDMDNEDPRKGVAPARARLEREGLPDTEENIFIVAACGDKGVAFLKGKARLAVRKRSAETPAAVAPVAGPQTFQVTVDGAAFSVSLEGGRARVNGREFEVRVADAAASAPSRETSPKGGVVSVPAPIPGVVTKILRIAGQKVQRGEPILVLEAMKMEMPLNAPESGTVQEVRVRTGDAVTSGQELARITP, encoded by the coding sequence ATGTCACGCAAGCGAGTGGATGTGATGATCACCGCCTTCCGGGACGGATTTCAAAGCGTGTATGGGGCCCGGGTGATCCCGGCCGATTACCTGCCGGCGGTGGAGGCCGCCCGCGAGGCGGGTCTCACCCATTTCGAGGCAGGCGGCGGGGCGATGTTTCAAAGCCTGTATTTCTACTGCAACGAGAATGCCTTCCGGATGATGGACCAGTTCCGGGAGAAGGCCGGTCCGGAAGCCAACCTCCAGACCTTGGCGCGGGGCATCAATGTCGTCGCGCTCGACTCCCAACCCGCCGACATCATCACCCTGCATGCCCGCCTGTTTCGCCGGCACGGGATCTCCACCATCCGGAACTTCGATGCGCTGAACGACGTGAGGAATCTGGCGGTCTCGGGACGGTTGATCCGTGAGCAGGGGTTGCGCCACGAAGTCTGCATCACGCTGATGGCCCTGCCGCCCGGCTGCTCGGGCGCCCATGACCCGGCGTTTTATGCCCGCGTCCTGGATGAGATTCTGGAGTCGGACGTGCCGTTTGACTCCCTGTGCTTCAAGGATGCCAGCGGCTCGGCGGTCCCTGCCACGGTCCACGAAACGGTGCGCCATGCGCGGCAGCGTCTGCCCGGGGGGACGCGCATCGTCTTCCACACCCATGACACGGTGGGCACCGGGGTGACCTGCTACCGGGCCGCGATCGAGGCCGGTGTGGACCAGGTGGACCTCTCGCTGGCCCCATGTTCCGGGGGGACCTCGCAGCCCGACGTTGCCAGCCTGTGGCACGCCCTGCGGGACAGTCCCTGGGACCTGAACCTCGACATCGCGAAGGTGATGCGCGTGGAGGCGGTCTTGAAGGCATGCATGCAGGATTATTTCCTGCCGCCGGAGGCGCTGGCGGTGGAGCCCCTCATTCCCTGGAGTCCCATGCCCGGTGGCGCGCTGACGGCCAACACGCAGATGATGCGCGACCAGGGGATCCTGAACCGGTATCCCGAAGTGATCGGAGCCATGGGCGAGGTGGTGCGGCGGGGCGGCTTTGGCACGTCGGTCACTCCGGTGAGCCAGTTCTACTTCCAGCAGGCGTTCAACAACGTGATGCTCGGGCCCTGGGCCAAGGTCGCCGAGGGCTACGGACGGATGGTTCTTGGTTACTTCGGACGCACCCCGGTGCCCCCGGATCCCGACATCATCCGTCTGGCCTCGGAACAACTGGGTCTGCCGCCCGCCACGCGCAGTCCGCTGGACATGGACAATGAGGATCCGCGGAAGGGGGTGGCTCCGGCGCGTGCACGGTTGGAGCGCGAGGGGTTGCCGGACACGGAGGAGAACATTTTCATCGTGGCAGCCTGTGGCGACAAGGGCGTCGCCTTCTTGAAGGGCAAGGCCCGGCTCGCGGTGCGCAAACGATCGGCAGAGACTCCGGCCGCGGTGGCTCCGGTCGCCGGTCCGCAGACGTTTCAAGTCACCGTGGACGGGGCGGCCTTCTCGGTCTCCTTGGAGGGCGGTCGGGCCAGGGTCAACGGACGAGAGTTCGAGGTCCGAGTTGCGGATGCCGCGGCGTCGGCGCCATCGCGTGAAACGTCCCCCAAGGGCGGCGTCGTCTCTGTGCCGGCACCGATACCCGGAGTCGTCACCAAAATCCTCAGGATCGCCGGCCAGAAGGTGCAGCGCGGCGAGCCCATCCTGGTGCTGGAAGCCATGAAGATGGAAATGCCGCTCAACGCGCCTGAATCCGGGACGGTGCAGGAGGTGCGCGTGCGGACGGGCGACGCGGTGACTTCCGGTCAGGAATTGGCGAGGATCACGCCATGA
- a CDS encoding OadG family protein has translation MEMLEQGLGLMVIGMGVVFAFLLLLVGCLHGLGAFFARHGHRFPDPAIETAPVAGVMAGAGVGGGLEAAAVAVAAAFRAHGAGRGSGSR, from the coding sequence ATGGAAATGCTGGAACAGGGCCTCGGACTGATGGTGATCGGGATGGGCGTGGTCTTTGCCTTCCTGCTCCTGCTGGTGGGTTGTTTGCATGGACTGGGAGCGTTTTTTGCGCGCCACGGACACCGGTTTCCGGATCCGGCGATTGAGACCGCACCGGTTGCCGGTGTGATGGCAGGAGCCGGCGTGGGCGGCGGGTTGGAGGCGGCGGCCGTTGCGGTGGCGGCCGCGTTCCGGGCGCACGGTGCCGGACGTGGATCCGGATCGCGCTGA